DNA from Effusibacillus lacus:
CCACTCCACCGGTTCGATTTTGTTCCCGTCCATCTTGCTCCAGGGAGCCAGGCAGGCATGGGCGAACAGCGCATATAAACGGGAAAGTCCTCCGTCAAACGCATGGGGAGATACCCGGGTACCAAAGTGCCGCCCCAGTTGAAGGGTATCCCTGTACCCTTCAATTCCATCCCCATGCATCACATCCGGTTGAATCATGTCGAGGGCTCCTTCCTGCAACAGGGGCAGGAAGTCGGCTGCGCTTTTCAGGTTCTCGCCCCCGGCCACAGGTACCGGCAGAACGGTCCGGAGCCGTTTGTAGTCGGACACCCGGTTCATCGGCATCGGTTCTTCCAACCACAAAAGGTTGTCGTATTTCCTGGCCCATTTGCGAAAGAGCGGCTCCCATTGCCTTGCCGCCGCCAGGTCATAGCTCTGGTTGGCGTCCACCGCCAGCCCGATTTTTCCTTCCAACAAGTGTTGCAAAGACCGGATATGGTCCTGGTCTTCCCGCAGGGTGCGGCCGCCAATCTTCACTTTGATCTGTTGGAACCCGCTGTTGACAGCCTTCTCCACCAGCCCCAGCGAGTGTCGTATCCAATCGTCCCGCTCCGAATAGGACTGAAAAGACGCATAGACAGGTACTTTCTCCCGCCATGCGCCTCCCCATAAATCCGTCACAGACAATCCGGCCGATTTGGCGACAATTTCGGTAAGCGCCATGCTTACACCTGCCGCTGTCCGCTGGTGCCACTTTTTCACCGTTTTGACCAGGTGGAGCCGGTCAGTCGCCTTCTTTCCCAATAAGCAGGGGATGATTCGTTCCCGGAATCCCTTGTCCAGGGTAGGAAGCCAATCAATAATCTCACCCCAGCCCTCAATGCCCGAACGGGTTGTAATGCGGAACAAATAGCAGGAACGGTATTTCTTGTAGCCATTGGCATCGCCGTAAGGCTGCGGAAGTTGGTACAGCAGAGGAAATGTATCGATTCGTTCAATCAGCAAGGGGTGACCTCCTTGTGG
Protein-coding regions in this window:
- a CDS encoding mandelate racemase/muconate lactonizing enzyme family protein, encoding MLIERIDTFPLLYQLPQPYGDANGYKKYRSCYLFRITTRSGIEGWGEIIDWLPTLDKGFRERIIPCLLGKKATDRLHLVKTVKKWHQRTAAGVSMALTEIVAKSAGLSVTDLWGGAWREKVPVYASFQSYSERDDWIRHSLGLVEKAVNSGFQQIKVKIGGRTLREDQDHIRSLQHLLEGKIGLAVDANQSYDLAAARQWEPLFRKWARKYDNLLWLEEPMPMNRVSDYKRLRTVLPVPVAGGENLKSAADFLPLLQEGALDMIQPDVMHGDGIEGYRDTLQLGRHFGTRVSPHAFDGGLSRLYALFAHACLAPWSKMDGNKIEPVEWDFMENPFTALVPLQPVNGKVAIPSGTGIGVELNQDILEKHRWDGSTYV